In Patagioenas fasciata isolate bPatFas1 chromosome 2, bPatFas1.hap1, whole genome shotgun sequence, a single window of DNA contains:
- the VPS28 gene encoding vacuolar protein sorting-associated protein 28 homolog — protein MFHGIAGPAGVGAPGNKPELYEEVKLYKTAREREKYDNMAELFAVVKTLQALEKAYIKDCVSPNEYTAACSRLLVQFKAALKQVQGSEISSIDDFCRKFRLDCPLAMERIKEDRPITIKDDKGNLNRCIADIVSLFITVMDKLRLEIRAMDEIQPDLRELMETMNRMSHLPPDFEGRQKVNQWLQTLSAMSASDELDDSQVRQMLFDLESAYNAFNRFLHA, from the exons ATGTTCCACGGGATCGCAGGACCGGCCGGAGTGGGAG CCCCTGGGAACAAGCCGGAGCTGTACGAG GAGGTGAAGCTCTACAAGACGGCCCGGGAGAGGGAGAA GTATGACAACATGGCCGAGCTGTTTGCGGTGGTGAAGACGCTGCAGGCGCTGGAGAAGGCGTACATCAAGGACTGCGTCTCTCCCAACGA GTACACGGCCGCCTGCTCGAGGCTCCTGGTGCAGTTCAAGGCGGCGCTGAAGCAGGTGCAGGGCTCCGAGATCAGCTCCATCGACGACTTCTGCCGCAAGTTCCGG CTCGATTGTCCCCTGGCCATGGAGCGCATCAAGGAGGACCGGCCCATCACCATCAAGGACGACAAGGGCAACCTCAACCGCTGCATCGCCGACATCGTCTCC CTTTTCATCACCGTCATGGACAAGCTGCGCCTGGAGATCCGCGCCATGGACGAG ATCCAACCTGACCTGCGGGAGCTGATGGAGACGATGAACCGCATGAGCCACCTACCCCCTGACTTCGAGGGCCGCCAGAAGGTCAACCAGTG gctGCAGACGCTCAGTGCGATGTCGGCGTCGGACGAGCTGGACGACTCGCAGGTCCGGCAGATGCTGTTCGACCTGGAATCCGCCTACAACGCCTTCAACCGCTTCCTGCACGCTTGA